From a single Bacteroidota bacterium genomic region:
- a CDS encoding tandem-95 repeat protein: MLRSVNFFGVKGLFLLLMISMGHTAMAQSPVAGIDANDTIVCVGNTISFTDVSVPGGAPIVSWNWTFGDGNSSSSQNPSHAYAVGGNYIVTLLVTDGNGNTATATQAIFVLVAQAINNTVRICSPQSSTTIMAIDPAITGVNGTWFTASGAVIASPGNDTTLVSNLVSGTYLIFWVVSDGVCSDADQVTIIVDQPVTVNAGPDQQICSTPGTATMAGSVPAPGTGLWSTTSAAIIANPSNRNTTISGLTTAGTYTFVWSVTNGSCINRDTMNIVVSSPVAANAGADQQICSSPGTATLAATSPAPGSGLWTTTGAAVITNPTSTGATVSGLTTAGTYTFIWTVINGACVTRDTMQIVVTIPVNANAGNNIQVCTATGQGTLNGNNPAPGTGVWTALNGGVITSPNSSTTTVTGLSSAGFYNFVWTITNGPCITRDTMVIIVRAPVIANAGPDQQLCNATTATLTGNSAAPGVGLWTTTGAAIIATPSSASTTVSGLLSGVNTFIYTTTYGACVSRDTVIIRIDSLITANAGPDITICESQSTVTMAANSAAPGSGLWTKLNGGTITTPSSPVTTITGLIPGNHVFIWTITNGSCVSRDTMRITVSVQIPSNAGLDQQICQGATASLSGNNPIPATGLWTTTSSAIINTPASPSTTVGGLTNAGVYVFVWTVTNGACVLRDTARITVDSSIIATAGPDQNLCNVFTATLAGNTAAPGTGVWTTTSTATISNPALATSGVTNLAFGNNQFIWTITNGNCVSRDTITIRVDSIVTANAGPDQNICSSTGTAIMAANTPASGSGLWTTTSTATIANASSPTTGISGMSTAGTYVFVWTITNGTCINRDTIRITVAAAIPANAGPDQQLCNVTTATLAGNAAAPGSGVWTSTSSATITAPANPLSTLTGLSAGVHTFVWTIVNGACTSSDTIRITIDSLIPANAGPDQQICAGSTVTLSANTPSAGSGVWTALSGGSINTPGSASTTVSGLSIAGNYSFVWTVTNGACVSRDTVVITINAVVIANAGSDQQLCNVTIATLNGNNPAPGTGLWSTTSSASITAPSNPATGITGLTAGIYSFVWTITNGSCITSDTVVIIVDTLITSNAGPDQQVCEGSNVVLAANTPSSGSGNWTALNGGTLANAGASNSAVSGLTVAGNYSFVWTITNGSCISSDTVIIQVDLQVVANAGTDQQLCGVTATNLSANAALPGAGSWTTSSTATITNASDENSAVTGLTNGMYDFIWTITNGTCTSDDTVTIYIDSLEIANAGADQQICSGSIVTMSANAPAAGIGLWTDLNGGIIADPTSSFTTISGLTVSGTYSFVWTIINGTCISTDTITITVDSLIPANAGTDQTLCETQTSTNLAAIAPSSGTGTWTTTSGASIDNSNDPNSLVSGLTPGTYDFIWTIVNGLCTSSDTVSVIVSPLPTAANAGSDQTACANSSLTLNGNIPLTGTGTWTSLGAAIVDSPASESSTVSNLITGANDFVWTISNGACSSSDTVSFAIFPLPVADAGIDQFVLSGTNVILGGTLAATGGTGSYTYQWVPGILLNDSTISNPTVTVNVTSVFTLIVMDSLGCSDTSFVTIWVNNPPNAVEDTITTVEDSVFTIEVLLNDSDPDNNIDSSSVTVLQGPFNGTIVVLPGGQIVYTPSPDFYGVDSIFYTVCDSGMPVYCDSAWIYITVTPVNDPPLAVDDFGTTPEDSCIQIAILLNDSDIENMLNGSTLVIVGGPSNGTFTLDTLNGILTYCPDSNFTGIDTLIYAICDSGFPQPILCDTALVIITVTPDNDPPVAVNDSIIACSGDAVIIAVLSNDFDPEGDTLSLSVLTPPVNGGTFITPTHEIIYTSTSGTVGWDSLQYVICDQQTPAGCDTAWVYIYVHPLPQATSVVTDILCAGDSTGAIDVTTISGGNIIYSWSNGSTDEDIDSLPAGEYTLSIMDTNGCVLVLTDTVFGPASPLIAFISSQNVLCYNDTNGFIDLQVSGGTLPYTFSWDNGSTDEDIDSLLAGTYSVVVTDSNGCQVNGSATITAPVLPLSGAITSQDISCGGDSTGTISVAAGGGTPGYTFSWSNGSTSTLLTNLQAGIYTVTISDTNNCQLVLSDTLFDLSTPILVSATVTQPECLNGIQGSIQVVANGGAGPLTYSWNTTDTTASLDSLSSGMYVLTVTDSTGCNLTVQYDLQDSSAVIIAIAGASDFCQGDSAVLSVINYPGFTYQWLQDGNLLTSDTTHQLTVTASGAYEIIVTSACGVYTDGPLNITVNPLPLITAGNDAFITCDSLLTLSAVGGLSYSWTPAAQCVTPDQAITAVSAFVNTAFVVTGTDALGCSATDTVLVTVTCDTLTIPNGFSPNGDNFNDYFVITNLERYPNANLKIFNRWGLLVFEMDRYDNTWNGLSNSDLIRLGEELPDGTYYYVLDLKNDEKPLNGFVVLRR, translated from the coding sequence ATGTTGCGAAGTGTAAATTTCTTTGGAGTGAAAGGATTGTTTCTGTTGCTGATGATCAGTATGGGTCATACGGCAATGGCGCAATCTCCCGTGGCAGGAATCGATGCCAATGATACTATAGTTTGTGTCGGAAATACGATTTCATTTACGGATGTTTCGGTCCCCGGTGGAGCTCCTATTGTTTCATGGAACTGGACTTTTGGTGATGGTAATTCTTCTTCTTCACAAAATCCATCACATGCCTATGCAGTGGGTGGAAATTATATAGTGACGTTGCTGGTGACAGATGGAAATGGCAATACGGCCACAGCTACGCAGGCGATATTTGTTCTCGTTGCTCAGGCGATAAATAATACGGTTCGGATTTGTTCTCCGCAAAGTTCTACAACGATCATGGCTATTGATCCCGCCATTACTGGAGTGAATGGCACATGGTTTACGGCTTCAGGTGCAGTGATTGCAAGTCCGGGAAATGATACGACGCTGGTTTCAAATTTAGTGAGTGGCACCTATCTTATTTTCTGGGTGGTGTCAGATGGGGTGTGTAGTGATGCGGATCAGGTGACGATTATTGTAGATCAGCCGGTAACGGTGAATGCAGGTCCCGATCAGCAAATTTGTTCTACACCGGGCACAGCAACGATGGCGGGTTCTGTTCCTGCTCCGGGTACCGGTCTCTGGTCAACTACAAGTGCTGCTATTATCGCGAATCCATCCAACCGCAATACCACAATCTCCGGATTAACTACTGCCGGCACCTATACTTTTGTATGGTCGGTAACGAATGGTTCATGTATCAATCGCGATACAATGAATATTGTGGTATCAAGTCCGGTGGCTGCTAATGCAGGAGCTGATCAGCAGATTTGTTCTTCGCCGGGTACCGCCACACTTGCAGCAACAAGTCCGGCTCCGGGAAGTGGCTTATGGACCACCACCGGTGCGGCTGTAATTACTAATCCTACAAGTACAGGAGCAACGGTGAGCGGTTTAACCACTGCAGGCACTTATACATTTATATGGACAGTGATCAACGGTGCCTGTGTTACAAGGGATACAATGCAGATAGTAGTAACGATACCTGTTAACGCAAATGCCGGAAATAATATTCAGGTGTGTACCGCTACCGGTCAGGGGACATTGAATGGAAATAACCCTGCTCCCGGTACCGGTGTATGGACAGCATTAAATGGTGGTGTGATTACGTCGCCGAACAGTAGTACCACAACAGTTACAGGATTATCCTCTGCGGGCTTTTATAATTTCGTCTGGACGATCACGAATGGTCCTTGTATCACCCGCGATACGATGGTGATCATTGTTCGTGCACCGGTGATTGCAAATGCCGGTCCTGACCAGCAATTATGTAATGCAACAACCGCAACGCTTACCGGAAATAGTGCCGCGCCCGGTGTGGGTCTATGGACAACAACAGGTGCTGCGATCATTGCTACTCCTTCCTCTGCCTCCACTACGGTCAGCGGATTGTTGAGTGGGGTGAATACCTTTATCTATACTACTACCTACGGTGCTTGCGTGAGTCGTGATACCGTTATTATACGAATTGATTCGTTGATTACTGCCAATGCGGGTCCCGATATTACTATTTGCGAATCACAATCTACTGTTACCATGGCGGCGAATTCGGCGGCTCCGGGAAGCGGACTTTGGACGAAACTCAATGGAGGTACGATTACCACTCCATCGAGTCCTGTCACGACTATTACCGGATTGATTCCGGGTAATCATGTTTTCATCTGGACCATCACCAACGGAAGTTGTGTCAGCAGAGATACCATGCGCATTACCGTTAGTGTGCAAATCCCTTCCAACGCCGGACTCGATCAGCAAATTTGTCAGGGTGCAACGGCCAGTCTTTCAGGAAATAATCCTATTCCGGCCACCGGACTCTGGACGACCACCTCTTCCGCTATCATCAATACCCCTGCGAGTCCATCTACCACGGTTGGCGGACTCACTAACGCCGGTGTATATGTGTTTGTTTGGACAGTAACGAATGGCGCTTGCGTGCTCCGGGATACCGCCCGCATTACAGTCGATTCATCCATCATTGCTACTGCCGGCCCCGATCAGAATTTATGTAATGTATTTACCGCTACTCTCGCAGGAAATACAGCCGCGCCGGGTACAGGTGTCTGGACCACCACGAGTACAGCCACTATTTCAAATCCTGCACTCGCTACGAGCGGGGTCACCAATCTTGCCTTTGGAAATAATCAATTTATATGGACCATTACCAATGGAAATTGTGTGAGCAGAGATACCATTACAATCAGAGTAGATTCTATCGTGACGGCCAATGCAGGTCCGGATCAGAATATTTGTTCTTCTACCGGTACTGCGATCATGGCAGCGAATACTCCTGCATCGGGCTCCGGTTTATGGACCACGACTTCTACTGCAACCATTGCTAACGCATCCAGCCCAACAACGGGAATCAGCGGAATGAGTACAGCCGGCACCTATGTATTTGTCTGGACCATTACCAACGGTACCTGCATCAACCGCGATACGATTCGTATTACTGTAGCTGCTGCGATCCCTGCCAATGCCGGTCCTGATCAGCAACTTTGTAATGTAACCACTGCTACTTTAGCGGGAAATGCTGCGGCCCCCGGTTCAGGAGTATGGACGAGCACTTCTTCTGCTACCATTACAGCACCGGCTAATCCTTTATCTACCCTCACCGGATTAAGTGCAGGCGTTCATACTTTCGTCTGGACGATTGTTAATGGAGCATGTACTTCTTCCGACACGATACGCATTACCATCGATTCATTAATTCCTGCCAATGCCGGTCCCGATCAGCAAATTTGCGCAGGAAGTACAGTAACTTTATCGGCCAATACACCTTCAGCCGGATCCGGAGTATGGACGGCACTTTCAGGAGGAAGTATTAATACGCCGGGTTCGGCTAGTACTACCGTTAGTGGATTATCGATTGCCGGTAATTATTCGTTTGTATGGACCGTCACGAATGGTGCCTGCGTCAGTCGTGATACTGTGGTGATCACCATAAACGCCGTTGTCATCGCCAATGCAGGCAGTGATCAGCAATTGTGTAATGTCACCATTGCCACTTTAAATGGAAACAATCCGGCTCCGGGAACAGGGCTTTGGTCCACAACTTCATCTGCCAGCATCACCGCTCCTTCAAATCCTGCTACCGGTATCACCGGACTAACGGCAGGGATATACTCTTTTGTATGGACCATCACCAACGGTTCTTGTATTACCAGTGACACAGTTGTTATTATTGTAGATACACTCATCACTTCCAATGCAGGACCCGATCAGCAGGTATGTGAAGGAAGTAACGTTGTGCTCGCTGCAAATACTCCTTCCTCAGGAAGCGGAAACTGGACAGCACTCAACGGAGGAACTCTGGCCAATGCCGGTGCTTCCAACTCCGCGGTTTCAGGTCTAACTGTTGCCGGGAATTATTCCTTCGTATGGACCATCACCAATGGTTCCTGCATTTCTTCGGATACAGTTATCATCCAGGTTGATCTGCAAGTGGTCGCCAATGCAGGGACTGATCAGCAACTTTGCGGAGTAACGGCTACGAATTTATCAGCAAATGCTGCTTTGCCGGGCGCGGGTAGCTGGACTACTTCTTCGACAGCAACAATAACCAATGCTTCAGATGAAAATTCAGCAGTCACCGGATTGACGAACGGCATGTATGATTTTATCTGGACGATCACCAATGGAACATGTACAAGTGATGATACAGTGACAATTTATATTGACTCATTAGAAATTGCCAATGCAGGAGCTGATCAGCAGATTTGTTCAGGCAGTATTGTGACGATGTCGGCGAATGCTCCTGCTGCAGGTATAGGTCTTTGGACAGATCTGAACGGAGGAATCATCGCAGATCCTACTTCATCCTTTACCACCATCTCCGGACTTACTGTTTCCGGCACCTATAGTTTTGTATGGACCATCATCAATGGAACATGTATAAGTACGGACACGATTACAATTACCGTTGATTCGCTGATTCCCGCCAATGCAGGAACGGATCAAACTCTTTGTGAAACGCAAACTTCAACCAATCTCGCAGCGATCGCCCCATCTTCCGGAACAGGAACCTGGACAACAACGAGCGGGGCAAGTATTGATAATAGCAATGACCCTAATTCTCTGGTAAGCGGATTAACACCGGGCACTTATGATTTTATATGGACAATTGTAAACGGTTTATGCACATCTTCGGATACGGTAAGCGTTATAGTCTCTCCGCTTCCTACAGCCGCGAATGCAGGATCCGATCAAACTGCCTGTGCCAATTCATCCTTAACTTTAAACGGAAACATTCCATTGACAGGAACAGGTACCTGGACTTCATTAGGAGCAGCTATAGTCGATAGTCCTGCGAGTGAAAGTTCTACGGTGAGTAATCTGATTACAGGTGCCAATGATTTTGTCTGGACCATTTCAAATGGTGCCTGCAGCAGCAGTGATACCGTTTCGTTCGCGATTTTCCCATTGCCTGTTGCCGACGCCGGTATAGATCAATTTGTGCTGAGTGGAACAAATGTCATTCTCGGAGGAACGCTCGCAGCCACCGGAGGAACCGGCTCATATACGTATCAGTGGGTGCCCGGCATTTTATTAAATGACAGTACGATTTCAAATCCAACTGTAACAGTAAATGTCACTTCCGTCTTTACCCTGATTGTAATGGATAGTCTGGGTTGCAGCGATACTTCCTTCGTTACCATTTGGGTCAATAATCCACCCAATGCAGTAGAGGATACCATCACCACGGTAGAAGATAGTGTATTTACAATTGAAGTGCTACTCAATGATTCAGATCCTGATAATAATATTGATTCTTCTTCAGTAACCGTACTGCAAGGACCGTTTAACGGGACCATAGTTGTTTTACCGGGAGGACAAATTGTGTATACTCCATCGCCTGATTTCTATGGAGTAGATTCCATCTTCTATACAGTTTGCGATAGCGGCATGCCGGTTTATTGCGATAGCGCATGGATTTATATTACCGTTACCCCTGTGAACGATCCGCCGCTGGCTGTTGATGATTTCGGAACTACACCGGAGGATAGTTGTATTCAAATTGCTATTCTGCTGAATGATTCGGATATTGAAAATATGCTCAACGGGAGTACGCTTGTCATTGTGGGTGGACCATCCAATGGAACATTTACACTCGATACCCTCAATGGAATTTTGACCTATTGTCCGGATTCTAATTTTACAGGAATAGATACCCTCATTTATGCCATTTGCGATTCAGGATTTCCGCAGCCCATATTGTGCGATACAGCACTTGTGATTATTACAGTCACGCCGGATAATGATCCGCCTGTCGCTGTCAATGATTCAATCATTGCTTGTTCGGGAGATGCAGTCATCATCGCAGTGCTCTCAAATGATTTTGATCCGGAAGGAGATACGTTGAGTTTGTCCGTTCTTACTCCTCCCGTAAATGGTGGAACTTTCATCACCCCGACACACGAAATTATTTATACCTCTACATCCGGTACGGTAGGATGGGATAGTTTGCAGTATGTTATTTGTGATCAGCAGACACCAGCAGGGTGTGATACCGCATGGGTATACATCTATGTTCATCCTTTGCCACAGGCTACTTCAGTTGTTACCGATATATTGTGTGCAGGAGATAGTACAGGTGCCATCGACGTAACAACAATTTCCGGTGGAAATATAATTTATTCATGGTCCAACGGGTCTACAGATGAAGATATTGACAGCCTTCCGGCAGGAGAATATACCTTGTCGATCATGGATACTAACGGTTGCGTATTAGTGCTAACGGATACAGTATTCGGTCCGGCTTCACCGCTCATTGCCTTTATCTCCTCGCAAAATGTTTTATGCTATAATGACACCAACGGATTTATTGATCTGCAGGTGAGTGGCGGTACATTGCCGTATACTTTCTCCTGGGACAATGGAAGCACCGATGAAGACATTGATTCGCTTCTTGCCGGAACATATAGTGTGGTCGTTACCGATTCCAATGGATGTCAGGTCAACGGATCTGCTACCATCACAGCGCCGGTTCTTCCACTTTCGGGAGCAATAACTTCTCAGGACATCAGCTGTGGCGGAGATAGTACAGGCACCATCTCAGTAGCTGCAGGTGGAGGTACACCGGGTTATACATTCAGCTGGAGTAACGGAAGTACATCAACCCTCTTAACAAATCTTCAAGCCGGAATTTATACGGTGACGATTTCTGATACCAATAATTGTCAGCTGGTACTCTCCGATACCTTATTCGATCTTTCTACACCTATATTGGTTTCCGCCACTGTCACTCAACCGGAATGTCTGAACGGAATTCAGGGGTCAATTCAAGTAGTAGCTAACGGTGGTGCAGGTCCGCTAACGTATAGCTGGAATACAACAGATACCACCGCTTCACTGGATAGTTTGAGTAGTGGCATGTACGTGCTGACCGTGACGGATTCAACAGGCTGTAATCTGACCGTGCAGTACGATCTTCAGGATAGTTCAGCGGTGATCATTGCAATAGCAGGCGCTTCCGATTTTTGTCAGGGTGATAGCGCTGTATTAAGTGTGATAAATTATCCGGGTTTCACCTACCAGTGGTTACAGGATGGAAACCTATTGACTTCAGATACTACTCATCAGTTGACGGTGACTGCTAGTGGCGCCTATGAAATAATTGTAACATCCGCTTGTGGAGTTTATACAGATGGTCCGTTGAATATCACAGTGAATCCGTTGCCGTTGATTACTGCCGGAAACGATGCCTTTATTACCTGTGATTCGCTCTTAACATTAAGTGCAGTAGGTGGTCTCAGTTATAGTTGGACACCGGCGGCACAATGTGTCACTCCGGATCAGGCAATTACTGCAGTCTCTGCCTTTGTAAATACTGCCTTTGTGGTGACAGGAACAGATGCGCTGGGTTGCAGTGCTACTGATACGGTACTGGTCACGGTAACTTGTGATACGCTCACTATACCCAATGGATTTTCACCCAATGGTGATAATTTTAATGATTACTTTGTCATCACTAATCTGGAGAGATATCCGAATGCGAATCTTAAAATATTCAACCGATGGGGACTTCTGGTTTTCGAAATGGACAGGTATGACAATACATGGAACGGACTTTCCAATTCGGATCTCATTCGCTTAGGGGAAGAATTACCGGACGGAACGTATTACTATGTGCTGGATCTCAAAAACGATGAAAAACCTTTAAACGGGTTTGTTGTTCTTCGTCGATAA